The nucleotide window TTTCTTgcttcttcttcatcatttttcatcatcttttcaccATAGATTCTCCCATAGCCTTGATCTACCTTAGTTTACTTACATTTCGAGTAGATTAAAAAATGTAGTACGTTGTATTTTACTAGAACACTAAAAAGATGAACATAAAAGTTACATGAAGATCTACATGATGAAATGTTGTAGTGGGATGTTGTAGTGAACATGTTGTTGATTACTTGATGATTTACTTGCTAATGTTGATGTCAAATGTCGTTATTGATctctaaacatgttaacggaaccTATATAACTCGCATTTGAATATTAAAAAGCTGAAAACAGGGACCGGTTggtgtttacagccaacttcagttggctgtaaccagacagtaacttaacgaaaaactgattttctgaagtctagatttatgtattatgaaatacggttctaatggcactggaatcataatttttggacttcgtttactatttttaaagtgtcattttgtaacagcagctaaagctgcatttttgctgctgaaaatatgtgttatattcttcatcataacttgaaacctgagtagaactaggtcacgaaattggtactgtagatggacattgatgtcgtagtaattgtcccactggaatttttaatgaattactccgtggactgcagtcagaaagtaatgaatctgattgcagtccggaaaatgattttgtataaaatattggtgatgaattagatcccgagatttctacacaataatatttggatcattagcaccttctgtaaaaagttgggaatttttggagtaagttaactattttattaaaatgcccgaaaacagcccagttttggatatttaagttaaaatgacaaaagtagtaatttgcgtgtctaaatgtcgagtatatTATCTGAGGATGATCTAACATGTCATGTGTCAATAAAAGTaatatgtgcaatatcgtatgccTGTTCTTGAGTAGCTATAGGTGGAATGTTGATATGAGCATGAACTATTGatgtgatgcatgttatgtggtagatacgtgtaggaatttcgtgcttatttgaagtcactaataaactaagtgataatcatactaggacgtgattgaccgaccttgactgttagctatttttgagagtcaaaccgaacaaccgaggtgagttcacacactttctaaggcatgggattcccggtggttgggaatgggttaaagaaattaaaacggaatctacatatcctccttgggtaggatatgtacggccatcctccataggtaggatgccaatattaatcctgcgtattctcgttgggtagaactacgtacgttcgtcctccttgggtaggacaacaaccttaaacttactagacaaaactctatcatgaagtccctcaatttatatcgacttaatcgccgaggccaatggcgagcgggtcatcagttaatagcgctattaggtttaacaaacctcacaccgtgccagtcggacgggcgtgtactaatggactatgccaaactgtcagtgatgatagacactgatgtaaggcacaacttatttgcgttagtggtcgatatggtacggtctagtggttcacatggggaagcccccactgatcatggatatggtttgggtaataaagaatgaactggttaatttTACTTTCagctacggggtaacccccacggcaattacgccaacgaaagacaaaccacgttttcagaaacaacttaaaactaaacaaccaaacgtggaCTCagtcaactttgttgttgactcgttgttacacgCCTTACAGGTctttaaatgcttggagcttgcacgaggaaggagtcgttgtgggatacggactgttatgttctgTGCTTAATAtataaatccttatgaacttattaaacttacgctttgaactttaaacttatgaattaTGGACTTATGTTCTtggatttacgtttatgctttcgctgtttaatttaaaacttggttaactagcttttggtcaccaattgtattgtggttggttttatttacttaaatacgttgttcaatatgattggtggctcgatcctggtcacatcacgcctccaagcggtggtactccgcatggtggattttgagggtgtgacaatatGTTCTCCCttgactttgaactacaattcaaaggacaaattagggagatgttgatgagaaataaaaatcagtaACAAAGAAGGGTTTTCATATCATCTGTTGTATAGGGAGATTGTTGAATCGGCATCTGTTACATTGTTTGCAGTAGTATATTTAACCAGATCACAACATGTAGCGAAGGACATCTTGCTGCGTAACAAATTCTTGAAtgaggtttgatgtgtgttgtttaggcaggtgatcgtatgttcttagttatgtttgttaaagttaagttgtatttgaattttattATGTTTGTTAGGCATCTTTCATATGTACTCTCTTTTTTGAATAAGAGAATTGAAATAATCATATGTGActgatgaattttattaagtttgttagacatcctttagacatcttttattaagtttgttaaatatcttttatatttacttatagttgttttttagctataatagataacacgttttgcTACAATATCTATATACATATCTATATGTTCTGtcagtatgtattatgtatggttttctaagaaatgacccgtgtttgcacacgggtcttaccgctagtataaATAAAATATCATTTAGTGTAAAATATTTACTTATGTTGTAACTTATGAATTTGTGTCTTTGTATCAGTTATATTATGTTGACTTTTCCAAATTGAAGTTATCAAAGTCTTAATGTTTATTTATTAGTAGTACTTGACTTTCTTTGAGATACTTACATAAAATCAACAATTATTAATATATCTAATAAATTATTTATAACCAATTCGCTACTATCTATAATAATTCTATTAAGCTACTATCTATAATAATTTTATTAAGATTTGATGCTATGattttccatggattttattTGACTAAATTTGTGTTGAGTATAATTTTCTTTATATAGTAAGTGAGAGTGTAAGGTGTCCAAACTTCCGGTGTATAGTTTCCTCAAATGGACAAAGCAAAATCCTAGTAGCTTTATATAGGGTCACAGCCTAGGGTACACcatttttttaacgacaaatttgaTTCATCGTGTTCCTAGTAGAACCACCCAATCATATCTATCttcactaggcaataatgcctatacaccaattcagcaGGAAAACCAATAAATCTGAagaaaccccctttgtgggaacgAACCAATAACCTAAAGGTTTCTAAGCCTTATCTCACCTAAAAAATGTCTCTATGCTATAATGTCATGGGCAAAGGGTACACCATTTTATTCATGGGATACGTCTATTTTAATTTAATGACATttcattttatttcatttttcagTTGTAAATTGCAAAATTCTCTAGTTTGGTTAGATGCTTTTGTGATTAAATACCTGCTTTCATTTTCGACAAATTTCATTCTTGTGTTTATTATAATCTAAAGCCAAACCATCTAAAGTTATGATGTTCATAAGTACCAAAATCAAAGGAAAAGAATCATCTACCCGGATTTTGTGTGTTTGTTGTAATCTAAAGCCAAACCGTCTAAAGTTATGACATTGTTAAGTACCAAAATCAAAGGAAAAAAATCTTCTACCCAAATTGAATTGAATCAATCGATTTCGGTCAAGTTTGATACGAATTTAAAAATATAtcgtatttttttaaataaaaacaaaatatgtGTGTTAATCGTTTTGTTTCATGCACATCCTATTTTCATAATTATCATAATTAAGTAATCCTTTGATTGCTTTTCTATTTTATATTGTGACATTTACAATAATATGTTATACATTACAATTATTTCAAACACTTATTTGGACTCATCTGTTATTCTATTGTATATGTGTCATCTccattataatatatataattaaatttgtTAAAAATCTGATGCATACTATCTTGTTTCAACAGAATATTTAATTAACCACATGACTTAATGAAATATTCaactattaaaaaaaaaacctgtcCACAATTACCAATTATTAAGGTATCACTTCATTCAATCAAGATTCACAATAAGGCACCTTAATCAAAGAGGCCAAATGATCAAAGAACCAAAACTCATTTGGATTAAAAGAAACATCTAAAACAACATACACcataacaacaacaaataaaaaaagaaaCTTGATAGGGGTTCATTGCCATAGTGTTCTTGATCTCTTCGAAGTCGTCGTCGAACATGGACTGATCTGAGGCACCGTGAAGCAATTTGCGTTGTCGGGTATCCAATTTCGGCTCGATTTAGCGACACTAGTGATCTTGTTAATATTGGTATAGTTATTTTGAGCAAACACAAGTGATGATCCGCTAATTGTTTGATCCCCAAAGCCCATATTCGAACCGGGTTCGAATTGTTGAAGCACGTGACCATACTGTGCTGGCTGTGGTGCTTGTGGGACCCATATCCCCATCGATTCCGGTAACAAAGAATTATTCAAGCTTCCATCTATTAGATCACCGCCCCAAATTGGTCCCGGATCATTGTCACCAACTTGTATTTTCTAcaatcaaatcaataatcacaAACGAGAAGATTCTATAAAACAAAAATCTATAAAAGTGGTTACCGACGAGATTCCATCAGAAATATATGGTCGTGGGTAATTTAGTTTCTAACAAATTACCCACGATAAGATTTATAACATATTACGGTGGAGGTGATTAAAAATATTGAGACTCCTAAACAAATGAGTATCACAAACGAGACGATTCTATAAAACAAAAAATCTGTAAAAGTGGTTACCGACGAGATTCCATTACAAATATACGGTTGTGGGTAATTTGGTAAAAACCAAATTACCCACAATAAGATACATAAAAAACTGCGGTGGAGGTGATTACCGACCGCTTTTGTCAGTCAATAATAATTATCGGTGATACTCATTTGTTTAGTAGTGTAACACGTGTACAATAGTACAATTTACAAACCTTGGAGAAACTTGTAGGAGGATCAAGAAAATCCTCAACGTGCCAACCGGGAAGCGTCTCAATCAAATACTCCGATATACTACTAGCcgttgacccatgacccgacccgtttAACTCTTGGTGGCAGTTAGTACCTTTACAAACACTAGTCTGATTCACAACCGAACAACTAACCGGTTTCTGCTGTCGTTCAACAACACCACCGGACTTTACGGCCGGCAACTTCGCCGGAGAAGATACAGAAGAGTACAAAGAAGCCGTCGGAGATAACTTAACACCGGTGAGAAGAAACCGGTGGTGGTTTTGTTTAAGTTGGTTGACTTTATGTATACCATCGTCACAATCTTTACATAGTATTGCTCTATCTTGTTGACAAAACAAGAAAGCTTTTTTCTCCTGACATATGTCACATACCGGTGAGTCTTTAGGCGGCGGGTGGTGGAGGGAGAACCGTGGGTGTTTTCCGGCGAGCTTGTTGGCGTGGTGGACGCGGTGGTCGCAGGCGGAGCATAGGGCGGCTTCGTCGGCGGAGCAGTAGACTGAGGCCTCGTTGTTGTTGCATACATCACATTGGATCTTCattattgttatttttattattatggtggtggtggtggtgatgaatgTGAAGAAGAGTGTGGGATGTTAGAATTAAAAAAGGGTGGTGGGTGTTGGGGGAATAGTCATAATAATAATGGATGTAATATAATATTGGATAGGTCCGGTAACTTTATAGTCTAGTGGTATTTTGAGAGTGGGATAGGACTTTGAGATGAATAGGTTTTGTGTTCGATTCcaaagtgggggggggggggttcaatctttattgggtttccttctgaattgATGTATAGGTATTATGCCTTGTGGAGATGGATAATGATCGGTTGGTTCCGCTGATGGCATGATGATACTCCAGTGATTTGTTAGTGATCCAGATTTGgcgttaaaaaatataatattggAAAGGGATGAAAATGAAAGTTGATCAAGAACAATATAATCGAGGTGAGGTGGAAGGAAGCCAAAAGTCGTGATGATGGATGgtgcttttgttttttttttactagaTACGGGTAATCTTAGATGGAGTATGTGAATAATGGTATGGGTGATATAACCTATGTTTCAAAACCGGATGTTTAATTGGATCTGTCGTAGGTTTATTGACAAAATACTATGAATTACTAGTATAGTGATATGATGTTTGGTTCTTAGGGAaggggggtggtcactagtgatagaattctatcactcacaagcaccaatcaagtttcgctatgtcagcaaccatttttccatcactcacaaccttttttagtgggggtggtcatgaCTCATCACCACACCTAACAATTTCCTACCAACCAACAATTacattcacaaaaaaaaaaaaaaaaaaaaaaaaaaccataacgCGTTGAAAAAATCACGAAAATCTGATTTCGTTAAACTATCACGCGTGGACGTTTGGAGCGGGGTGGGAAATAACGCGTTATACATTGTCCGTGATAAAAATAACGGAACCGCCCCGCCACCTCTTATAAAAaaatattggatttaaataactaTAACTTTCACCAACTAGCTAATACCACTCTTTACTTTCGATTTGTACCAAACTActctcaactttcaacttattttcttcTGGCACTTCTAAACTAACTGTAccaaactgcgccgccatccccttctgaatagaaaaccataatctactaaaaacaaagacTCGCCCTTGAGTGGTCGAAAAGTTGCTTTGGATcacacgctgaactctagacAAGAACCGAACCGTTGCCGTCACCTAACTTCAAGTCGCTGCCACATATGAAAATCGAAAATACATATCGAGACAAAGCTGCAAGTCAAGTCTACAAACTGTAACCCCAAATGTAATCATGTCTACTTTTATACTTGCATTATATGGGAGTATCTCTTTCGTATATACAACTTCCATCCTTATACCAAATTTCCCTTGATTACATTCCACTAATGATTTTCAAAATCAACATAATATCCTTCATCATCCAACTGCTCTACAACaaatatatatagggtaaggtttatgcgagaaccacccttattgcgagaaccgcgagaaccaatgtgaacacaaaataaaatctaaaaaaaatcaaaaaagcactcaaaattttttttttatttttttaatattttttaaccaaaaatcgctatatttcgttccataaaaaaaaaaaaaaaaactttttttttcgagtaacagttatccatgcacatgtgcatatgtatcattacttcaacaaattcggtaatacattatcaggaatagacaattgcactttaatttacaataccattagtaatacactactttttacattaccaatattcaaaatgcacatgtgcataattaggtataaccatgatataacgtgttttggtacaaaaagtttgtgattttgaatggagaagtagacccatatacatgttttttggttagttatatctagtggttgatggtttggttatagttgtcaattttttatgtaatatgttgattggatggtataaatggtgtttacatacatgtaataaagtgaaaatattgttaatggtattgtattatggatggtaggaggtaatggtattgtattatggatggtatgatagatgaaagggaaagtgtattcaaagtggtgtaccaaaacaccttatttcatgttgatacatataatgcacatgtgcatttctaatattggtaatgtaaaaagtagtgtattacatatggtagtgtaaatgaaagtgcaattgtctaatatatgtaatgaattacggaatttgtcaaagaaatgacagaaatgcacatgtgcatgcttgtgtattatggatgaatgatagatgaaagagaaagtagtgtaccaaaacaccttatttcctgttgatacatatagatgcacatgtgcatttgtaacattggtaatgtaaaagatagtgtattacacgtagtagtgtaaatgaaagtgcaattgactattatttgtaatgaattacggaatttgacaaagaaacgacacatatgcacatgtgcatggataactgttactcgaaattttttttttttgaatttttttttattttttttattaacaaaatatagcgattttttcaaaaaaaatagtaaaaaaataaaaaaaaaatttttgggtgttttttagatttttttaggaattactgtttgtgttcacactggttctcgcggttctagcaataaggggtggttcctaacggatctttgtcctatatacaTTTGGGGTTACAGTTTGTAGACTTGACTTTCAAAATCAACATAATATCCTTCATCATCCAACTGCTCtacaacaaatatatatatatatatatatataggggaaggttcaaatgaaaaccactagttattgtgaaaactcgaaaactaattaaaaaaagccaaaaaaacatacaaaaatttttttttttaattttttttttgcaatcaaaatttcgcaggttttttaatataaaaaaaaatttcaaaaaaaaaaaaaattttttgtgtagtgcacatgtgtaatactgcacatatgtatgtgtactacacatgtgtattataacacatgtgcactacacaattttttttttttttttttttgaaaaaaagtttttttttttatatataaaactagcgatttttataaaaaaaattgaaaaaaaaaaaatttgtgtgttttttaggctttttttagttagttttcgagttttcacaataaaagtggttttcatttgaaccatcccctatatatatatatatatatatatatatatatatatatataaagatttACATGAGTTAACATACTAAATCATCCAAAAATAGATGCAAGTATtattaaaagaaataaataacACTTACAAGAATGATTAATGTAATATCATTTAAACATGATCATTTGAGATAAATAAAGTTGTTTTAGTGTTCTAAATTACAAATGATTTTGGGAGAGGATTTTTTGTGCTCAAGCATCTATAGCATGTATAGCTAGCTAAGGGAGATGTATCTATAGTAATGGTTTCAGATAAGATGCACGATGAAAGCTTTTTATAATCAAAAGAAAGGGAATTGTTTTTGGAGCATTAGAATATAAAAAGTGATGTTCTAGTAGCCTAAATAATTTGGATAGAATCGGTTAACACCCACCATAACTGAAAAGATAGTCATCTTGCACCACAAAAGATGATATGAAGGTGGCCAGGGGCGGAGAttagagagggggggggggggtttccctcAGTAGTGTTTTGTATGTaactttcgtatagaaatttttgtgTATATACTTTTTCAACCCCTCTTTCCGTCGGAAATCTCAAACTTCGCCACTGAAGGCGGCATAGGGGCATGTAACATTACTCTTCTATTGATCATCAAGTTGGATCATTATTTGGTTATACGATGGATAAGTATTGAAAAATGAAACGACCATCAAAATAGCTTTGTTACCATTTCTCCAATTAGACCAGTCTTAAAAATCGGATG belongs to Helianthus annuus cultivar XRQ/B chromosome 5, HanXRQr2.0-SUNRISE, whole genome shotgun sequence and includes:
- the LOC110941432 gene encoding B-box zinc finger protein 20, translated to MKIQCDVCNNNEASVYCSADEAALCSACDHRVHHANKLAGKHPRFSLHHPPPKDSPVCDICQEKKAFLFCQQDRAILCKDCDDGIHKVNQLKQNHHRFLLTGVKLSPTASLYSSVSSPAKLPAVKSGGVVERQQKPVSCSVVNQTSVCKGTNCHQELNGSGHGSTASSISEYLIETLPGWHVEDFLDPPTSFSKKIQVGDNDPGPIWGGDLIDGSLNNSLLPESMGIWVPQAPQPAQYGHVLQQFEPGSNMGFGDQTISGSSLVFAQNNYTNINKITSVAKSSRNWIPDNANCFTVPQISPCSTTTSKRSRTLWQ